GCCCACGATGCCGCCGAACACGAGCACGAGCGCCACGAGCAGCAGGAACGACACGACGAACGTCTGCACGAGCGACGTGAGCTTGACGCCGCGGTAGTTGATCCAGGTGACGACGACCGCGGCGACCACGCCGACGAGCGCCCACACGAGCCCGACCTCGAAGCCGGCGACCGAGTACAGGGGAAGCAGCGATCCGAGCCCGGGGAACAGGTAGTCGAACGTGCGCGGCGTCGCGACCGCCTCGAACAGGATCACGGTGATGTACCCGCCCGTGATGGCCCACGAGCCGATGAGCGACCAGCGCGGGCCCATGCCGCGCATCAAATAGTTGTGCTCGCCACCCGCGCGCGGCATCGCCGAGACGAGCTCGGAGTACACGAGGCCGACGAGCATCATGATGCCGCCGCCCACCGCGAAGGCGATCACCGCTCCCCACGTGCCCGCGTCCGCGAGCCATCCGCCCGTGAGGGTGATCCATCCGAACCCGATCATCGCCCCGAAGCCCACGAACAGGGCGTCGATCGATCCCATCGCCTTCTCGAAGACCCCTTCGCGGTGTCCCGTCGTCGCGCGCTCCGTCATGCCGTCGCCTTCCAGACGTGGCCCGCGCCTCATCGCCAGGGCCGTGGTCCCGGAATAGTACCGATGACACGACGAGACGCCCCGGACCGCACGCGGCGGGTCCGGGGCGTCTCGATCGCGCGACTACTTCGTGATCGCGGGCTGGCGCTTGCGCGTCGTGAGCACCTGGTCCACGAGGCCGTACTCGACGGCCTCCGGCCCGCTCAGGATCTTGTCGCGGTCGATGTCCTTGTTCACCTGCTCGACGGAGCGGTTGGAGTGCTTCGCGAGCGTCTCCTCGAGCCACGTGCGCATGCGCAGGATCTCGGCGGCCTGGATCTCGATGTCCGACGCCTGACCGTGACCGGCCTCTCCGACGGCGGGCTGGTGGATCAGCACGCGCGCGTTGGGCAGGGCCAGTCGCTTGCCGGGGGCGCCGGCGGCCAGCAGCACGGCCGCGGCGGAAGCCGCCTGGCCCAGCACGACGGTCTGGATCTGGGGCGAGATGTACTGCATCGTGTCGTAGATCGCCGTCATGGCCGTGAACGACCCACCCGGCGAATTGATGTACATGATGATGTCGCGATCCGGGTCCTGGCTCTCGAGCACCAGCAGCTGCGCCATCACGTCGTCGGCCGACGCGTCGTCGACCTGCACGCCGAGGAAGATCACGCGGTCCTCGAACAGCTTGTTGTAGGGGTCCTGGCGCTTGTAGCCGTAGGCCGTGCGCTCCTCGAACTGGGGCAGGATGTAGCGGCTGTTCGGCAGCTGCAAGCCCTGAGGCGACGTCTGGCCGGTGTAGGGGGTGTGCATCTTGTGTACGTCCTTCTCTGTGCTCAGATACCCGGCGGTCAGTTGGCGTCGCGGTCGGTGCCGCCCGCGCCCGTCACGTCCACGGCGTGCTCGCGGATGTGGTCGACGAAGCCGTACTCGAGGGCCTCCTCGGCCGAGAACCAGCGGTCGCGGTCGCCGTCCTCGTTGATCTGCTCGACCGACTTGCCGGTCTGCGCGGCCGTGATCTCGGCCAGACGGCGCTTCATGTCGAGGATCAGCTGCGCCTGCGTCTGGATGTCGCTCGCGGTGCCGCCGAAGCCGCCGTGCGGCTGGTGCAGCAGGACCCGCGCGTTCGGGGTGATGTAGCGCTTGCCCTTCGTGCCGCTGGTCAGCAGCAGCTGGCCCATCGATGCGGCCATGCCGATGCCGACCGTGACGATGTCATTCGGCACGAACTGCATCGTGTCGTAGATCGCCATGCCGGCCGTGATCGATCCGCCGGGCGAGTTGATGTAGAGGTAGATGTCCTTCTGCGAGTCCTCGGCGGCGAGCAGCAGGATCTTGGCGCAGATCTCGTTCGCGTTGTCATCGCGCACCTCCGAGCCAAGCCAGATGATGCGGTCCTTCAGCAGCCGGTCGAAGACACTCTGTGCCATCAGCGGTTCGGGCATTCTCACTCCATTCGGTGCGGCGTCGATATGACCCTACCGGCGGGGTATCGGGCCCTCGCGCGTGTTCGCCCTGGGCATACGGTGCGCCGCGCCTACCCCCCTGCGGCGGGCGGATGCAACCCCTTCTCGCGCCGCACCGCCCCGGGTTACGGTCTTCGCGAGAGCTGTCCCTGGCTCCCTCATGAGAACGGCAGGTGTACATGGAGACGTGGCCAGGACGGGCCTACCCGCTGGGTGCGACATACGACGGCGACGGCACGAACTTCGCGCTGTTCAGCGAAGTCGCCGAGAAGGTCGAGTTGTGTCTGTTCGACGACGCGGGCACCGAGACGAGAGTGCGGCTGACCGAGGTGGACGCGAACGTCTGGCACGCGTATCTTCCGGACGTCGGCCCCGGACAGCAGTACGGCTACCGCGTGCACGGTCCGTTCGACCCCGCGTCCGGCCACCGCTGCGACCCGAGCAAGCTCCTCGTCGACCCGTACGCCAAGGCGCTGTCCGGCGCGATCGACTGGGATCCGTCGCTGTTCGACCACGACTTCGACGACCCCGAGGTGCGCAATCAGGACGACTCCGCGGCGCACAACATGCGCTCGGTCGTGATCAATCCGTACTTCGACTGGCGCGGCGACCGCCGCCCGGGCATCCCCTACAGCCGCACGCTGATCTACGAGGCGCACGTGAAGGGCCTCACGCAGCTGCACCCCGACATCCCCGAGGCTCAGCGCGGCACGTACGCGGGCGTCGCGCACCCCTCGGTCATCGCGCACCTGAAGCGCCTGGGCGTCACGGCCATCGAGCTCATGCCGGTGCACCAGTTCGTGCAGGACTCGGTGCTGCTGGAGAAGGGCCTGCGCAACTACTGGGGCTACAACACGCTCGGCTTCCTCGCGCCGCACAACGAGTACTCCTCGAGCGGCGACCGCGGCGAGCAGGTGCAGGAGTTCAAGGCCATGGTCCGGGCGATGCACGCCGCGGGCATCGAGGTCATCCTCGACGTGGTCTACAACCACACCGCGGAGGGCAACCACCTCGGCCCGACCCTGTCGTTCAAGGGCATCGACAACGAGGCGTACTACCGGCTCGTCGAGGACGACCCGCAGTACTACATGGACTACACCGGCACGGGCAACACCCTGAACGTGCGTCACCCGCACTCCCTGCAGCTGATCATGGACTCGCTGCGCTACTGGGTGACGGAGATGCACGTCGACGGCTTCCGCTTCGACCTCGCCGCCTCGCTCGCGCGCGAGTTCTACGACGTCGACCGGCTCTCGAGCTTCTTCGAGCTCGTGCAGCAGGATCCGGTGGTCTCGCAGGTCAAGCTGATCGCCGAGCCGTGGGACGTCGGGCCCGGCGGGTACCAGGTGGGCAACTTCCCGCCCCAGTGGACGGAATGGAACGGCAAGTTCCGCGACACCGTGCGCGACTTCTGGCGCGGCGAGCCCGCCACGCTCGGCGAGTTCGCGTCGCGCTTCACCGGATCGGCCGACCTCTACGAGAACTCGGCACGCCGGCCGTTCGCGTCGATCAACTTCGTCACGGCCCACGACGGCTTCACGATGCGCGACCTCGTGTCGTACAACGAGAAGCACAACGAGGCCAACGGCGAGGACGGGCGCGACGGCGAATCGCACAACCGCTCCTACAACCTGGGCGTGGAGGGACCGACCGACGACCCGGAGATCCTCGAGCTGCGTGCCCGCCAGCAGCGCAACCTGATCACGACGCTGCTGCTGTCACAGGGCGTGCCGATGCTGCTGCACGGCGACGAGCTCGGCCGCACGCAGGAGGGCAACAACAACGGCTACGCGCAGGACACCCCCCTCAGCTGGGTGCACTGGGACGAGGCGGACGAGCCCCTCATCGAGTTCACGGCGCGCGTGTCGCGGCTGCGGCGGGATCATCCGACGTTCCGGCGCTGGGTGTTCTTCGACGGTCGCACCGTGCGGCGCGGCGAGGGCGACCCGCTGCCCGACATCGCGTGGCTCACGCCCGACGGATCGCCCAT
The Microbacterium sp. JZ31 genome window above contains:
- a CDS encoding ATP-dependent Clp protease proteolytic subunit; translation: MHTPYTGQTSPQGLQLPNSRYILPQFEERTAYGYKRQDPYNKLFEDRVIFLGVQVDDASADDVMAQLLVLESQDPDRDIIMYINSPGGSFTAMTAIYDTMQYISPQIQTVVLGQAASAAAVLLAAGAPGKRLALPNARVLIHQPAVGEAGHGQASDIEIQAAEILRMRTWLEETLAKHSNRSVEQVNKDIDRDKILSGPEAVEYGLVDQVLTTRKRQPAITK
- a CDS encoding ATP-dependent Clp protease proteolytic subunit; translation: MPEPLMAQSVFDRLLKDRIIWLGSEVRDDNANEICAKILLLAAEDSQKDIYLYINSPGGSITAGMAIYDTMQFVPNDIVTVGIGMAASMGQLLLTSGTKGKRYITPNARVLLHQPHGGFGGTASDIQTQAQLILDMKRRLAEITAAQTGKSVEQINEDGDRDRWFSAEEALEYGFVDHIREHAVDVTGAGGTDRDAN
- the glgX gene encoding glycogen debranching protein GlgX — translated: METWPGRAYPLGATYDGDGTNFALFSEVAEKVELCLFDDAGTETRVRLTEVDANVWHAYLPDVGPGQQYGYRVHGPFDPASGHRCDPSKLLVDPYAKALSGAIDWDPSLFDHDFDDPEVRNQDDSAAHNMRSVVINPYFDWRGDRRPGIPYSRTLIYEAHVKGLTQLHPDIPEAQRGTYAGVAHPSVIAHLKRLGVTAIELMPVHQFVQDSVLLEKGLRNYWGYNTLGFLAPHNEYSSSGDRGEQVQEFKAMVRAMHAAGIEVILDVVYNHTAEGNHLGPTLSFKGIDNEAYYRLVEDDPQYYMDYTGTGNTLNVRHPHSLQLIMDSLRYWVTEMHVDGFRFDLAASLAREFYDVDRLSSFFELVQQDPVVSQVKLIAEPWDVGPGGYQVGNFPPQWTEWNGKFRDTVRDFWRGEPATLGEFASRFTGSADLYENSARRPFASINFVTAHDGFTMRDLVSYNEKHNEANGEDGRDGESHNRSYNLGVEGPTDDPEILELRARQQRNLITTLLLSQGVPMLLHGDELGRTQEGNNNGYAQDTPLSWVHWDEADEPLIEFTARVSRLRRDHPTFRRWVFFDGRTVRRGEGDPLPDIAWLTPDGSPMDESDWQTSYARSLGVFLNGQGIRERGSRGQRIVDRNFLLYFNAHSEPVDFTLPEDEYASAWEIVLNTADGRDLTPREAGSTMPVEARSIVVLREWQEPEAEADWSPAASVRRLLEKGDAE